One window of the Cryptomeria japonica chromosome 7, Sugi_1.0, whole genome shotgun sequence genome contains the following:
- the LOC131039874 gene encoding uncharacterized protein LOC131039874 — MWQLFLLAAIGAGTGYVAGCMKQKKRETSNCFPQKKEEVKSCLLNSPYNTDIEEARIVAEHCQKPQGDLWLNYGVGIGVMVMISTGKQKIDELSLLIGQTADLLQELKGQVNANKNYMKNADVFMSICHQNILAFQEDKLRTDVYRCVNSGSGSVGTPSEENAYTRSVITNESIHHLSGMVELDKEYQAMLENTQINFVEPNFSNHQRNMFDLSESSSIAMVEGGLCANGLTGHHSSSENKSPMEQLKISDVDNYGVSPYELDRHLRDLFEKQQEEKISELGMQLKSMETKLCAKEGELQQWKDRVRCLAEHSFGITSGEDSSSFEKASNPNGRRQYLMPALSNSSSKSFVGSAQEANSQLPWCPLSRCIEGPLENTADSKEQLDYSDACNYAGLNSLVYAEGTEASRLVSHSRDSIDASCIDFLNALADVESSRCQHKSDGNFRQITDQRFFKTFDKESQTSSCYTELDQA; from the exons ATGTGGCAGCTCTTCTTACTTGCCGCTATAGGTGCAGGGACAGGATATGTTGCAGGATGTATGAAACAGAAAAAGAGAGAGACAAGTAACTGTTTTCCTCAAAAGAAAGAAGAAGTTAAGTCTTGTCTTTTAAACTCACCTTATAATACAGATATCGAGGAGGCTAGAATTGTTGCTGAGCACTGCCAGAAACCCCAAG GTGATTTATGGCTAAATTATGGAGTAGGGATTGGTGTTATGGTCATGATTTCCACTGGAAAACAGAAAATTGATGAGTTGTCTTTACTAATAGGTCAGACAGCAGACTTGCTTCAGGAATTGAAAGGACAAGTGAATGCCAATAAGAACTATATGAAAAATGCTGATGTGTTCATGAGTATTTGCCatcaaaacattcttgcatttCAAGAAGACAAACTAAGGACGGATGTATATCGCTGTGTAAACAGTGGATCTGGTTCCGTTGGAACTCCATCCGAAGAGAATGCATATACTAGAAGTGTTATCACTAATGAATCTATACACCATCTCAGTGGAATGGTTGAGCTTGACAAAGAATATCAAGCAATGCTAGAGAACACACAAATAAATTTCGTTGAACCAAATTTCTCAAACCATCAAAGAAACATGTTTGATCTTAGTGAG TCCTCCTCAATTGCTATGGTAGAGGGTGGGCTTTGTGCCAATGGTTTGACAGGTCACCATAGTAGTTCTGAAAACAAGTCTCCAATGGAACAGTTGAAGATTTCCGATGTGGATAACTATGGTGTGTCACCGTATGAGTTAGATAGGCATTTACGTGATCTTTTCgaaaaacaacaagaagaaaaaatttcagagCTTGGCATGCAATTAAAGTCAATGGAGACAAAGTTGTGTGCTAAAGAAGGAGAGCTTCAACAATGGAAGGATCGGGTTCGGTGTCTCGCTGAACATTCATTTGGGATCACTTCAG GTGAGGACTCCTCATCATTTGAGAAGGCAAGCAATCCCAATGGCAGAAGACAGTACTTAATGCCTGCTCTTTCAAACAGTTCTTCCAAGTCATTTGTCGGTTCAGCACAGGAGGCGAACTCTCAATTGCCATGGTGTCCACTTAGTCGTTGCATAGAGGGACCTTTGGAAAACACTGCAGACTCTAAGGAACAACTTGATTACAGTGACGCTTGCAATTATGCAGGGCTGAACAGCCTAGTTTATGCTGAAGGCACGGAGGCAAGTAGATTGGTATCCCATTCCAGAGATTCCATAGATGCATCCTGCATAGATTTTCTGAATGCTCTTGCTGATGTTGAATCTAGTAGATGCCAGCATAAAAGTGATGGCAACTTCAGACAAATCACAGACCAGAGATTTTTCAAAACATTTGACAAGGAATCCCAAACAAGCAGTTGCTATACAGAGCTAGATCAAGCATGA